Proteins encoded in a region of the Candidatus Providencia siddallii genome:
- the rpsP gene encoding 30S ribosomal protein S16, whose product MVTIRLSLIGKKKHPFYKIIVTDNRHARDGRFIERVGFFNPIATSKEEKLRLNLDRIKHWINLGATTSIRIKQLIKEAKKSTNNE is encoded by the coding sequence ATGGTAACAATTCGTTTATCTTTAATTGGGAAAAAAAAACACCCATTTTATAAAATTATAGTAACAGATAATAGACATGCACGTGATGGACGTTTTATAGAACGTGTTGGATTTTTTAACCCTATAGCTACTAGTAAAGAAGAAAAATTACGTTTAAATTTAGATAGAATCAAACATTGAATTAACTTAGGTGCAACAACATCTATTCGAATAAAACAATTAATAAAAGAAGCAAAAAAATCAACTAATAATGAATAA
- the rimM gene encoding ribosome maturation factor RimM (Essential for efficient processing of 16S rRNA), protein MNNKNKILQPNNLIIVGKFGSPYSIKGWINFFSFTEKPKNIFYYKPWFIKQKNIWKPIPIENWKIFKKKIIIKLDEINDRNKAALFTNIKIFVDCNNFTKLNNEYYWKDLIGCKVTTLTKHDIGIVKDIIETNSNDVLIIKTNIKNYKKKDILIPFLKKIIIKIDIDLKLITIDWDINLLKYN, encoded by the coding sequence ATGAATAATAAAAATAAAATACTACAACCTAATAATCTAATTATTGTTGGTAAATTCGGTTCTCCATATAGTATAAAAGGCTGGATTAATTTTTTTTCTTTTACAGAAAAACCAAAAAATATATTTTATTATAAACCTTGGTTTATAAAACAAAAAAACATATGGAAACCTATTCCAATTGAAAACTGAAAAATTTTTAAAAAAAAAATCATTATAAAATTAGATGAAATAAATGATAGAAATAAAGCAGCACTTTTTACAAACATTAAAATTTTTGTTGACTGTAATAATTTTACTAAATTAAATAATGAATATTATTGAAAAGATTTAATAGGATGCAAAGTAACAACTTTAACAAAACATGATATCGGGATTGTTAAAGATATAATAGAAACTAATTCAAATGATGTATTAATAATAAAAACAAACATTAAAAATTATAAAAAAAAAGATATTTTAATACCTTTTCTTAAAAAAATAATTATAAAAATTGATATAGATTTAAAACTAATAACAATAGATTGGGATATTAATCTTTTAAAATATAACTAA